A genomic region of Cannabis sativa cultivar Pink pepper isolate KNU-18-1 chromosome 1, ASM2916894v1, whole genome shotgun sequence contains the following coding sequences:
- the LOC115706166 gene encoding dnaJ homolog subfamily C GRV2 isoform X2, producing the protein MKCVQAVIVRPLSTVSSLVRFAEEPQMFAIEFCDGCPIHVYASTSRDNLLAAVLDLLQTEGQCAVPVLPRLTMPGHRVDPPCGRVFLQFGKQILGADTEGANMHLKHLAAAAKDAVSESGSIPGSRAKLWRRIREFNACIPYTGVPPNIEVPEVTLMALITMLPSTPNLPPESPPLPPPSPKAAATVMGFIACLRRLLASKSAASHVMSFPAAVGRIMGLLRNGSEGVAAEAAGLVAVLIGGGPGDTITNLLTDSKGEQHATIMHTKSVLFAQQGYVIILVNRLKPMSVSPLLSMAIVEVLEAMICDPHGETTQYTVFVELLRQVAGLKRRLFALFGHPAESVRETVAVVMRTIAEEDAIAAESMRDAALRDGALLRHLLHAFFLPVGERREVSRQLVALWADSYEPALELLSRVLPPGLVAYLHTRSDGIPSEEGSQDGSLTSRRQRRLLQQRKGRVGRGITSQEHSLSSANNYEVSDPTKQTSTSAIKGSDYYQKSTIDPSFGQSSTIQPSVAQTSENLSSEMPSTGVLQNEHSASVPPMDTHDTSEVNTSISIDSDANIAGFQNTGLPAPAQVVVENTPVGSGRLLCNWPEFWRAFSLDHNRADLIWNERTRQELREALQAEVHKLDVEKERTEDIVPRGATIENNPGQESVAQISWNYPEFNVSYPSLSREVCVGQYYLRLLLESGSGGRAQDFPLRDPVVFFRALYHRFLCDADIGLTVDGAVPDELGASDDWCDMGRLDGFGGGGGSSVRELCARAMAIVYEQHYKLIGSFEGSAHITVLLDRTDDRALRHRLLLLLKALMKVLSNVEVCVLVGGCVLAVDLLTVAHEAAERTAIPLQSNLIAATAFMEPLKEWMFVDKDGAEVGPVEKDAIRRFWSKKEIDWTTRCWASGMVDWKRLRDIRELRWALSARVPVLTPTQVGEAALSILHSMVSAHSDLDDAGEIVTPTPRVKRMLSSPRCLPHIAQAMLSGEPSIVEGAAALLKAVVTRNPKAMIRLYSTGAFYFALAYPGSNLLSIAQLFSVTHVHQAFHGGEEAAVSSSLPLAKRSVLGGLLPASLLYVLERSGPAAFAAAMISDSDTPEIIWTHKMRAENLICQVLQHLGDFPQKLSQHCHTLYEYAPMPPVTYPELRDEMWCHRYYLRNLCDEIRFPNWPIVEHVEFLQSLLVMWREELTRRPMDLSEEEACRILEISLEDVSNSDGNKKQSLEIGDELSISKQIENIDEEKLKRQYRKLAMKYHPDKNPEGREKFLAVQKAYERLQATMQGLQGPQPWRLLLLLKGQCILYRRYGSVLEPFKYAGYPMLLNAVTVDKDDSNFLASDRAPLLVAASELIWLTCASSLLNGEELVRDGGIQLIATLLSRCMCVVQSTTPASEPSAIIVTNVMRTFSVLSKFESARADMLEYSGLVDDIVHCTELELVPSAVDAALQTIAHISVSPELQDALIKAGVLWYLLPLLLQYDSTADESDTTESHGVGASVQIAKNLHAVRASQALSRLSGLSADENITPYNQAVVDALRAMLTPKLASMLKDQVHKDLLSRLNSNLESPEIIWNSSTRAELLKFVDQQRATQGPDGSYDLKNSHVFVYKALSKELYVGNVYLRVYNDQPDFEISEPEIFCVALVDFISYLLSNQCAPDSDIQDNPDLAGSSLETSESRNDIAGGSGNDQESDNLAPVTDGELAEKKELKLVLNLKFALTSLQNLLTSNPNLASIFSTKDKLLPLFECFSVPAATESNIPQLCLSVLSLLTKHASCLEAMVADGSSLLLLLQMLHSSPSCREGALHVLYALASTAELAWAAAKHGGVVYILELLLPLQEEIPLQQRAAAASLLGKLVGQPMHGPRVAITLARFLPDGLVSIIRDGPGEAVVASVEQTTETPELVWTPAMAASLSAQISTMASDLYREQMKGRVVDWDVPEQASGQQEMRDEPQVGGIYVRLFLKDPKFPLRNPKRFLEGLLDQYLSSIAASHYNTQAVDPELPLLLSAALVSLLRVHPALADHVGYLGYVPKLVAAVAYEGRRETMSSGEPNNGNFAEKTDEPEDGSSQPVQTPQERVRLSCLRVLHQLAASTTCAEAMAATSVGTPQVVPLLMKAIGWQGGSILALETLKRVVVAGNRARDALVAQGLKVGLVEVLLGLLDWRAGGRNGLCSQMKWNESEASIGRVLAIEVLHAFATEGAHCTKVRDILDASDVWSAYKDQKHDLFLPSSAQSAAAGVAGLIENSSSRLTYALPAPPSQAQPTSLKPSASSTSDSNGKQDQLS; encoded by the exons ATGAA ATGTGTGCAGGCTGTTATAGTTCGACCTTTATCTACAGTAAGTTCCCTCGTTCGATTCGCTGAGGAGCCCCAAATGTTTGCTATTGAATTCTGTGATGGGTGTCCCATCCAT GTTTATGCAAGCACATCACGTGATAACTTACTTGCAGCAGTATTGGATTTGTTGCAAACAGAA GGGCAATGTGCAGTGCCAGTGTTACCGAGATTGACAATGCCTGGTCATCGTGTTGATCCTCCTTGTGGTAGAGTTTTCTTACAATTTGGAAAGCAAATCCTTGGTGCTGATACGGAGGGTGCAAATATGCATTTGAAACACCTAGCAGCAGCTGCAAAAGATGCAGTTTCTGAAAGTGGTTCTATTCCTGGATCAAGAGCTAAACTATGGCGAAGAATTAGGGAGTTTAATGCGTGTATACCATATACTGGTGTTCCTCCAAATATTGAAGTTCCTGAGGTGACATTGATGGCCTTGATAACTATGCTCCCATCTACACCAAATCTTCCTCCTGAATCCCCTCCATTGCCTCCACCTTCACCTAAAGCTGCCGCAACAGTAATGGGCTTCATTGCATGTTTACGTAGATTACTAGCTTCAAAGAGTGCAGCTTCACATGTAATGTCTTTTCCTGCTGCTGTTGGGAGAATAATGGGCTTACTTCGAAATGGCTCTGAGGGTGTGGCTGCTGAAGCTGCTGGGCTTGTTGCTGTACTTATTGGCGGTGGTCCTGGGGATACAATTACAAATTTGCTAACAGACTCGAAAGGGGAGCAACATGCCACAATCATGCACACAAAGTCAGTGTTATTTGCTCAACAAGGCTATGTTATCATTCTTGTGAACAGATTAAAGCCAATGTCTGTATCTCCTTTACTCTCGATGGCAATCGTTGAAGTTCTCGAGGCAATGATATGTGATCCTCATGGTGAAACTACTCAATACACGGTGTTTGTTGAATTGCTACGCCAAGTAGCTGGTTTAAAACGTCGCTTGTTTGCATTGTTTGGACATCCTGCTGAAAGTGTCAGAGAAACTGTAGCTGTGGTTATGCGTACAATTGCAGAAGAAGACGCTATTGCGGCAGAGTCGATGCGTGATGCTGCATTGCGTGATGGTGCTTTGCTACGACATTTATTGCATGCATTTTTTCTCCCTGTTGGTGAGCGGCGTGAGGTTAGCCGACAACTTGTTGCTCTTTGGGCAGACTCCTATGAACCTGCTCTGGAACTATTGTCTAGAGTGCTTCCTCCTGGACTTGTTGCTTATCTACATACACGTTCTGATGGAATCCCATCAGAAGAAGGTTCTCAAGATGGATCCTTGACTAGTAGAAGACAGAGGCGGCTACTCCAACAAAGGAAAGGTCGTGTAGGTAGAGGAATAACATCTCAAGAGCATTCATTATCTTCTGCAAACAATTATGAAGTTAGTGATCCAACAAAGCAGACAAGCACTTCTGCCATTAAAGGTTCAGATTACTATCAAAAATCAACTATAGATCCTAGTTTTGGTCAGTCTTCAACCATCCAACCTTCTGTTGCTCAAACCAGTGAAAATCTGAGCAGTGAAATGCCTTCTACAGGGGTTTTACAAAATGAACATTCGGCTAGTGTTCCACCTATGGATACACATGATACTTCTGAAGTAAATACTTCAATTTCAATTGATTCTGATGCCAATATTGCTGGTTTTCAGAATACAGGCCTCCCAGCTCCTGCACAGGTTGTTGTAGAGAATACTCCAGTGGGTTCTGGCAGACTACTGTGTAATTGGCCTGAATTTTGGAGAGCTTTTAGCCTTGACCATAATCGTGCCGATTTGATATGGAATGAGCGTACGAGGCAAGAATTGAGGGAGGCTCTGCAGGCGGAGGTTCATAAATTAGATGTTGAGAAAGAACGCACAGAAGATATTGTCCCTCGAGGTGCTACGATAGAGAATAATCCTGGGCAAGAAAGTGTGGCCCAAATTTCTTGGAACTACCCTGAATTTAATGTTAGCTATCCTAGTTTGTCTAGAGAAGTTTGTGTTGGCCAATATTATCTGCGTTTGCTGCTTGAGAGTGGCAGTGGTGGCAGGGCTCAGGATTTTCCTTTACGTGATCCGGTTGTTTTCTTTAGAGCACTGTATCATAGGTTTTTATGTGATGCGGACATAGGGCTTACAGTTGATGGTGCTGTTCCTGATGAACTGGGTGCATCTGATGATTGGTGTGATATGGGGAGATTAGATGGCTTTGGAGGAGGAGGAGGGTCCTCTGTTAGAGAACTTTGTGCAAGGGCAATGGCAATTGTATATGAACAACACTACAAATTAATTGGTTCCTTTGAGGGCTCTGCTCATATTACAGTTCTACTGGATCGAACAGATGATAGAGCGTTGAGGCACCgccttcttcttctcttgaag GCTTTAATGAAGGTTTTATCTAATGTTGAGGTATGTGTTCTGGTTGGAGGGTGTGTATTAGCTGTTGATCTGCTGACAGTGGCCCATGAAGCTGCAGAAAGGACTGCCATTCCTTTGCAATCAAATCTGATTGCTGCTACTGCATTCATGGAACCACTAAAGGAATGGATGTTTGTTGACAAGGATGGAGCAGAAGTTGGACCTGTGGAGAAGGATGCTATAAGAAGATTTTGGTCGAAGAAGGAAATTGATTGGACAACACGATGCTGGGCTTCAGGGATGGTAGACTGGAAAAGATTGAGGGATATTCGTGAACTACGCTGGGCATTATCTGCTCGAGTTCCTGTTCTCACTCCAACTCAG GTGGGGGAGGCAGCATTGTCCATATTACATAGCATGGTATCCGCTCATTCAGATTTAGATGATGCAGGAGAGATAGTTACCCCAACTCCTAGAGTAAAACGAATGTTGTCAAGTCCACGATGCCTTCCACATATTGCACAG GCTATGCTTTCTGGTGAACCAAGCATTGTGGAAGGTGCTGCTGCGTTGTTGAAGGCTGTTGTTACTAGAAATCCCAAGGCGATGATTCGCCTCTACAGCACAGGTGCATTTTATTTTGCCTTGGCTTATCCTGGATCTAATCTCCTTTCAATTGCCCAACTCTTCTCGGTAACTCATGTCCATCAAGCATTTCACGGTGGTGAGGAAGCTGCAGTGTCATCTTCATTGCCGCTGGCTAAGCGCAGTGTTTTGGGTGGCCTTCTTCCTGCATCCTTGTTGTATGTACTGGAGCGAAGTGGTCCAGCTGCATTTGCGGCTGCTATGATTTCTGATTCTGATACTCCAGAGATTATATGGACTCACAAAATGCGAGCAGAAAATCTGATCTGTCAG GTCTTGCAGCATCTTGGTGATTTTCCCCAGAAATTATCACAGCACTGCCATACTCTGTATGAATATGCTCCAATGCCACCAGTTACTTACCCAGAGCTACGGGATGAAATGTGGTGTCACCGATATTACCTGCGGAACTTATGTGATGAAATTCGGTTTCCTAACTGGCCTATTGTTGAGCATGTTGAGTTTCTGCAATCATTACTGGTGATGTGGCGTGAAGAGTTGACAAGAAGGCCTATGGATCTCTCTGAAGAAGAAGCTTGCAGAATATTAGAAATATCCTTAGAAGATGTATCTAATAGTGATGGCAATAAGAAGCAATCCTTAGAAATTGGCGATGAGCTATCCATATCAAAGCAGATTGAAAACATTGATGAAGAGAAACTTAAGCGACAATATAGAAAACTTGCTATGAAGTATCATCCTGACAAAAATCCCGAAGGAAGGGAAAAGTTTCTTGCTGTACAGAAAGCTTACGAGCGTCTGCAG GCCACCATGCAAGGCTTGCAAGGTCCTCAGCCTTGGCGGTTATTGCTATTGTTGAAAGGGCAGTGCATCCTGTACAGACGTTATGGAAGTGTGCTTGAGCCATTTAAATATGCTGGTTATCCCATGTTGCTCAATGCAGTTACTGTAGATAAAGATGACAGCAATTTCCTTGCCTCAGATAGAGCTCCTCTCCTTGTGGCAGCATCAGAGCTTATTTGGCTGAC aTGTGCATCTTCTTTGTTAAATGGTGAAGAACTTGTGAGAGATGGTGGGATTCAACTTATTGCGACTCTTCTTTCCCGTTGCATGTGTGTAGTTCAATCAACTACTCCTGCAAGTGAACCATCAGCCATTATTGTTACTAATGTGATGCGGACGTTTTCTGTGTTGAGTAAGTTTGAGAGTGCTAGGGCTGATATGCTCGAGTATTCTGGACTGGTTGATGACATCGTGCACTGTACTGAACTTGAGCTTGTACCTTCGGCAGTTGATGCTGCCCTTCAGACAATAGCTCATATTTCCGTGTCTCCTGAATTGCAGGATGCCTTAATAAAGGCTGGCGTGTTATG GTACCTTTTACCTTTGCTGCTTCAGTATGACTCAACAGCAGACGAATCAGATACGACAGAGTCACATGGCGTTGGTGCTAGTGTacaaattgcaaaaaatttgcATGCTGTACGTGCATCCCAGGCCCTATCACGGCTAAGTGGTTTGTCTGCTGATGAGAATATAACACCGTATAATCAGGCTGTAGTTGATGCCTTAAGAGCTATGCTCACCCCCAAACTTGCCAGTATGTTGAAAGATCAAGTACACAAAGATCTTTTGTCCAGATTAAATTCCAACCTGGAATCTCCTGAG ATTATCTGGAACTCTTCAACCCGAGCAGAGCTATTGAAATTTGTGGATCAGCAGCGTGCAACTCAGGGTCCTGATGGTTCATATGATCTGAAGAATTCACATGTTTTTGTGTACAAGGCACTATCTAAAGAACTTTATGTTGGCAATGTTTACTTAAGAGTCTACAATGATCAGCCAGATTTTGAGATCAGCGAACCGGAGATATTCTGTGTTGCCCTGGTTGATTTTATCTCATATTTATTAAGCAATCAGTGTGCTCCAGATTCTGATATTCAGGATAATCCAGATCTCGCGGGCTCATCCCTTGAGACATCAGAGAGTCGCAATGATATTGCTGGTGGATCGGGTAATGACCAAGAATCTGATAATTTGGCACCTGTAACTGATGGAGAATTGGCAGAGAAAAAAGAGTTGAAACTGGTTTTGAACCTGAAATTTGCGCTGACCTCTCTTCAG AACCTACTCACAAGCAATCCAAATTTGGCATCAATATTTTCTACGAAAGACAAGCTATTACCTCTTTTTGAATGCTTTTCTGTGCCTGCGGCAACAGAAAGTAACATTCCTCAGCTTTGTCTGAGTGTCTTGTCGCTCTTGACAAAGCATGCATCCTGCTTGGAGGCCATGGTTGCAGATGGATCTAGTCTTCTTCTTTTGTTACAAATGCTACACTCTTCTCCAAGTTGTCGTGAAGGTGCTCTTCATGTTCTTTATGCATTAGCAAGCACTGCTGAACTTGCTTGGGCTGCGGCCAAACATGGTGGAGTAGTCTACATTCTCGAACTTCTGTTGCCTTTGCAAG AAGAGATTCCCTTGCAGCAAAGAGCTGCTGCAGCTTCTTTGTTAGGGAAGCTTGTAGGACAACCAATGCATGGGCCTAGAGTTGCTATAACACTAGCAAGGTTTCTTCCTGACGGCTTGGTGTCAATAATTCGGGATGGTCCTGGTGAGGCAGTGGTAGCTTCCGTTGAGCAGACTACAGAAACACCAGAACTTGTATGGACACCAGCAATGGCTGCTTCTTTATCTGCACAAATTTCAACTATGGCATCAGATTTATACCGAGAACAGATGAAAGGCCGTGTCGTTGATTGGGATGTGCCTGAGCAAGCATCCGGGCAGCAAGAAATGAGAGATGAACCACAG GTCGGTGGAATCTATGTTAGGCTATTCTTGAAAGATCCTAAATTTCCCCTCAGAAATCCAAAGAGATTCTTGGAAGGACTGTTAGATCAATATTTATCCTCCATTGCTGCCAGCCATTATAATACTCAAGCTGTTGACCCAGAACTTCCATTGCTTCTATCTGCTGCTTTGGTTTCATTATTGAGAGTGCATCCCGCACTTGCGGATCATGTTGGATATCTTGGATATGTGCCCAAGCTTGTGGCGGCTGTGGCTTATGAGGGGAGACGAGAAACAATGTCATCAGGTGAGCCGAACAATGGCAATTTTGCAGAGAAAACAGATGAACCCGAAGATGGATCATCACAACCTGTACAAACACCACAAGAACGTGTACGCCTAAGTTGTTTACGTGTCTTACATCAGCTTGCAGCTAGTACCACATGTGCTGAAGCTATGGCTGCAACTAGTGTAGGAACACCTCAG GTTGTGCCTCTTCTCATGAAAGCCATAGGATGGCAAGGGGGAAGCATACTTGCTCTTGAGACTCTTAAACGTGTTGTGGTTGCTGGAAATCGAGCTAGGGATGCACTTGTTGCACAGGGACTCAA GGTTGGTCTTGTGGAAGTACTTCTTGGGCTTCTGGATTGGAGGGCTGGAGGTAGGAATGGTCTCTGCTCTCAGATGAAGTGGAATGAATCTGAAGCATCCATTGGCAGAGTGCTGGCTATTGAG GTATTGCATGCATTCGCAACAGAGGGAGCTCATTGTACTAAAGTGCGTGATATATTAGATGCCTCTGAT GTTTGGAGTGCTTATAAAGACCAGAAACACGATCTCTTCCTCCCTTCGAGTGCTCAGTCTGCTGCAGCTGGAGTAGCTGGGCTAATTGAAAACTCATCATCAAGGCTCACTTATGCCCTTCCAGCTCCACCATCACAGGCACAACCTACTTCATTGAAACCTTCTGCTTCGTCAACATCTGACTCAAACGGAAAACAAGATCAGCTTTCATAG